CGTGTATTGTTCTGTGTTTAAAGTTTTTTACGTTAAAAACAAGCTTAAAGAATAAGATTTTACGTCGCCAATTTCTCGTTATCCATCAAAAGGTAATATTCTTCTAAAAACTTATTACACCTGACTTTTGTTATTCTAACTGTCACATATCAAAAAAATAGTTATGAATAAATTTTTCAGAGTTCTGATAGCAGGCTGGGGAGCAAAGAAACTTGGCGGAGGTTGTTTGTTAACGATTATTATTTTTATTATTCTTTACTATTTACTAGGATATTTGTAATATCTTTTTTTTGATTTGATCCCACATGTCGAGAACAACTATTATTTAAGTTAACATCGTAAAGATTGCTTTGCTATACCCCTCTCAAAAACAAAGAAAAAATCATAATAAGCAGCCTAATACCATTAGAAGAATCGGAGATTCAAGCATAGCAGCAGATCAAACATTAGACCTCAACATTAAAAAATCAATCCTCCGCATCACTTCCCTCATTACCAATTCGAGATCAGGGTTGACTGTCCAATCTACTGTTGTATGCAATTCGGTATTTTTAGGTCCCCAACGACAAGGCTCACCGTCCATACTGATAATAACGCTGGGAGTCTTTAATGCAGCAGCGACATGGGATACCCCAGTACAATTCGCTACCAGCAGAGCGGCATTTTTAATAAGATACGCAACAGCTCCCAGCGAAGTACGACCACATAGTACAATTGGCATCTCCTTCATAACATCCAGCAACTTCTCGGCAATAGGCAACTCACTTCCGCTGCCGGTAATTATCACTTCGAAGCCCTTTTTCTTACAATAATCAGCAATAGCAGCAAAATAACCGATAGGCCATTGGCGCCAAGCACCACGAGAACCGGGGTGAATGCAAATATATCTCTTCGGCTTTAACTCAAGTCCTAAAGCTTTAAAAGCCATTTCATCATGGTAAAATAAAGGAAAAAACAAATCGTCATCACTGTGAGGGATACCCAAATAAGTTAACAAGGCCAGATGCCTGTCTACTTCATGCAATCCCTTCGGATATAACATCAAGTTCTCATCCTGCTGTTTTACGCGTTCGCAGAACCCCACAACTCTTTTAGCTCCTAAGCCATACAGAAAATCATAAACAACAGAACCATTACCCTGGAGTTGGAAAATCAGATCAAGTTCCAACCCACGCATTTGCCCTGCAAAAATGTTAAAATCCTCCTCATTAAACGGCTGTTCCGGGAGACCGGGATAACCTGGAAAAACAATAAAGCGATCTATATAATCTCCAAATCTTTCAATAAGCCCTTGCGTATGCGGAAGTCCGATAAAGAGAATCTCCGCGTCAGGATAAAACTCCCGGATAGCTCGGACAGCCGGCATAGCGCATAAAATATCGCCTAATTGTAAAGCTCTGAAAATAGCTATACGATTAACTGACTCTCTCATGGGTACTTATAATAACATCACTCGAAATTTAATGGCACCATAGGTCTTCCAGTAGACAGCCACATAGGGAATAATA
This genomic interval from Pseudopedobacter saltans DSM 12145 contains the following:
- a CDS encoding glycosyltransferase family 9 protein is translated as MRESVNRIAIFRALQLGDILCAMPAVRAIREFYPDAEILFIGLPHTQGLIERFGDYIDRFIVFPGYPGLPEQPFNEEDFNIFAGQMRGLELDLIFQLQGNGSVVYDFLYGLGAKRVVGFCERVKQQDENLMLYPKGLHEVDRHLALLTYLGIPHSDDDLFFPLFYHDEMAFKALGLELKPKRYICIHPGSRGAWRQWPIGYFAAIADYCKKKGFEVIITGSGSELPIAEKLLDVMKEMPIVLCGRTSLGAVAYLIKNAALLVANCTGVSHVAAALKTPSVIISMDGEPCRWGPKNTELHTTVDWTVNPDLELVMREVMRRIDFLMLRSNV